A single window of Thiomicrorhabdus immobilis DNA harbors:
- the glyA gene encoding serine hydroxymethyltransferase, translating to MFTKSMTIAGYDDLIADAIKNEENRQESHIELIASENYTSPRVMEAQGSYFTNKYAEGYPGKRYYGGCEFADVVEQAAIDRAKELFGADYANVQPHSGSQANAAVYMALLNPGDTVLGMSLAHGGHLTHGSHVSFSGKIYNAVQYGIDPVSGQIDYDEVQALANEHKPKMIIAGFSAYSQVIDWSKFREIADSVGAYLFVDMAHVAGLIAGGKYPNPVPFADVVTTTTHKTLRGPRGGLILCKSNPELEKKLNSAIFPGGQGGPLVHVMAAKAVAFKECLEPEWKTYCADVIANAKAMAKVFMARGCDVVSGGTENHLFLVSLIEKGLTGKLVDAALDAAHITINKNSVPNDPMSPFVTSGIRVGTAAATTRGFNEEDCTNLATWMCDVIDACDQANETWDETVVADVRAKVSALCEAKPVYR from the coding sequence ATGTTCACAAAATCAATGACCATCGCTGGCTATGATGACTTAATTGCTGATGCGATTAAAAATGAAGAAAATCGCCAAGAATCTCATATTGAGTTAATTGCATCTGAAAACTACACAAGTCCACGTGTAATGGAAGCCCAAGGCTCTTATTTCACAAATAAGTACGCTGAAGGTTACCCTGGCAAGCGTTATTACGGTGGTTGTGAATTTGCTGATGTAGTTGAACAAGCTGCGATTGATCGTGCAAAAGAACTATTCGGCGCTGACTATGCAAACGTACAGCCACACTCGGGTTCTCAAGCAAATGCCGCAGTTTATATGGCGTTGTTAAACCCAGGTGATACGGTTTTAGGGATGAGTTTGGCACACGGTGGCCACTTAACTCACGGTTCTCACGTAAGTTTCTCTGGAAAAATTTATAACGCGGTTCAATACGGAATTGACCCAGTTTCTGGTCAGATTGATTATGATGAAGTTCAGGCATTAGCGAACGAGCATAAGCCTAAGATGATCATCGCTGGTTTCTCTGCTTATTCTCAAGTAATCGACTGGTCTAAATTCCGTGAAATCGCCGATTCGGTTGGTGCCTACTTATTCGTGGATATGGCTCACGTTGCAGGTTTGATTGCAGGTGGTAAATATCCAAACCCTGTTCCATTCGCGGATGTGGTAACGACGACTACCCATAAAACATTACGTGGACCTCGTGGTGGTTTGATTCTTTGTAAGTCGAATCCTGAGTTAGAGAAAAAGCTAAACTCTGCTATTTTCCCTGGTGGTCAAGGTGGTCCTTTGGTTCACGTTATGGCGGCAAAAGCGGTGGCATTCAAAGAGTGTCTAGAGCCTGAGTGGAAAACTTACTGTGCAGATGTCATTGCTAACGCTAAGGCGATGGCAAAAGTGTTTATGGCTCGTGGTTGTGATGTGGTTTCAGGCGGGACAGAGAACCACCTGTTCTTGGTTAGCTTAATTGAAAAAGGTTTGACAGGTAAGTTGGTTGATGCGGCATTAGATGCGGCGCATATTACAATCAATAAAAACTCTGTACCAAATGACCCTATGTCACCATTTGTGACGTCTGGTATTCGTGTGGGTACGGCAGCGGCAACCACTCGTGGTTTCAATGAAGAAGATTGCACAAACTTAGCGACTTGGATGTGTGATGTGATTGATGCTTGTGACCAAGCAAATGAAACTTGGGATGAAACGGTTGTTGCGGATGTTCGCGCAAAAGTTTCTGCTTTATGTGAAGCCAAGCCTGTTTACAGATAA
- the ettA gene encoding energy-dependent translational throttle protein EttA, whose product MAQFVYTMNRVGKVVPPNRHILKDISLSFFPGAKIGVLGLNGSGKSTLLKIMAGLDTDIVGEARPQPGIKIGYLAQEPQLDETKTVRGNIEEAVSEVKNALAELDAVYAAYAEPDADFDALAKKQAEIEDIIQAKDGHNIDRTLEIAADALRLPDWDTDVSVLSGGEKRRVALCKLLLEKPDMLLLDEPTNHLDAESIAWLERFLLDFPGTVVAITHDRYFLDNAAQWILELDRGEGIPYEGNYSSWLEQKEKRLEQESKSEAARMKTIKNELEWVRSNAKGRHAKSKARMARFEELSSQENQKRNETSEIFIPVAERLGEKVIEVNHISKGFGDRLLIDDLNFRLPQGGIVGIIGANGAGKSTLFKMLTGQEKPDSGSIEFGETVKLSYVDQSRDALDDNKSVWEEISEGDEIFMVGNTEVNSRAYCSRFNFKGGDQQKKIGQLSGGERNRVHLAKTLRSGGNLLLLDEPTNDLDVETLRALEEALLEFAGCAVVISHDRWFLDRIATHMLAFEGDSHVEWFEGNFSDYEEDLKRRKGADAAQPHRIKYKPISKD is encoded by the coding sequence ATGGCTCAGTTTGTTTACACCATGAACCGCGTGGGAAAAGTTGTCCCGCCTAACCGTCACATCCTTAAAGATATCTCCCTATCGTTTTTTCCAGGCGCCAAGATCGGTGTTTTAGGTCTAAACGGTTCTGGTAAATCAACCCTACTAAAAATCATGGCAGGCCTGGATACCGACATCGTAGGTGAAGCAAGACCGCAGCCAGGGATTAAAATCGGTTATCTCGCACAAGAACCGCAACTGGATGAAACCAAAACCGTTCGTGGAAACATTGAAGAAGCGGTTTCTGAAGTGAAAAATGCCTTGGCTGAGCTGGATGCGGTGTATGCCGCATACGCTGAACCGGATGCGGACTTCGATGCCCTGGCAAAAAAACAGGCTGAAATCGAAGACATCATTCAAGCCAAAGATGGACACAATATCGACCGCACTCTAGAAATTGCCGCTGACGCTCTTCGCCTACCCGACTGGGATACGGATGTTTCTGTGCTTTCTGGTGGTGAGAAGCGTCGTGTTGCTCTGTGCAAACTTCTGCTTGAAAAGCCTGACATGTTATTACTGGATGAACCAACCAACCACTTGGATGCGGAATCCATCGCTTGGCTGGAACGTTTCTTACTGGATTTCCCAGGTACGGTGGTCGCCATCACGCACGATAGATACTTCCTAGATAACGCCGCGCAGTGGATTTTAGAATTGGACCGCGGTGAGGGAATCCCTTATGAAGGCAACTACTCTTCTTGGCTTGAACAAAAAGAGAAACGTTTAGAGCAGGAATCCAAGTCTGAAGCGGCACGCATGAAAACCATCAAGAATGAACTTGAGTGGGTTCGTTCTAACGCCAAAGGCCGTCACGCCAAATCTAAGGCACGTATGGCTCGCTTTGAAGAATTAAGCAGTCAAGAAAACCAGAAACGTAATGAAACCAGTGAAATCTTTATTCCGGTTGCGGAGCGTCTGGGTGAAAAAGTCATCGAAGTGAATCATATATCCAAAGGTTTTGGTGACCGCCTATTGATCGACGATTTGAACTTCCGTTTACCGCAAGGTGGAATTGTCGGTATTATCGGTGCTAACGGTGCGGGTAAATCGACACTATTCAAAATGTTAACAGGCCAGGAAAAACCAGATAGCGGTTCTATCGAATTTGGGGAAACGGTCAAACTTTCTTACGTTGACCAGAGCCGTGATGCCCTGGATGATAACAAATCAGTTTGGGAAGAGATTTCTGAAGGTGATGAAATCTTTATGGTCGGCAATACCGAGGTGAACTCACGTGCATACTGCAGTCGTTTTAACTTCAAAGGTGGCGACCAACAAAAGAAAATCGGTCAACTTTCAGGTGGTGAACGTAACCGTGTGCATCTAGCCAAAACATTGAGAAGTGGCGGTAATTTACTATTATTGGATGAACCAACCAACGATTTAGACGTAGAAACCTTACGAGCGCTTGAAGAAGCTTTACTAGAGTTTGCCGGTTGTGCGGTGGTCATCTCCCACGACCGTTGGTTCTTGGACCGTATTGCCACACATATGCTTGCATTCGAGGGTGATTCCCATGTAGAGTGGTTTGAAGGTAACTTCTCAGACTATGAAGAAGACTTAAAACGCCGCAAAGGGGCTGATGCCGCGCAACCTCACCGAATCAAATACAAGCCGATTTCAAAGGATTAA
- a CDS encoding GGDEF domain-containing protein has product MTEIHTTASHLEAIANAMPDPIFVMGQDGTYLDIVGGQARNLYADGSGLIGKKYHEVLPEQMANRFLKVVQRAIASGQLQEIEYQLANDEVEGIQEGPKGGQWYEARVYPVTDGTYEQPAAIWLAINITSRKHMEEQIEHLSSTDPLTELFNRDFFLGLVDEELNKARLNNKSLSLIKINLDCFKRVTDGYGHEIGDKAILTAAHAIKNVVKELGYIGRLSCDQFMVVLPEVKAVDAFRIAKLAQETIAAQKIKLDDGQTTCLTSHAGVTELRAKEEDSQVLFQRVNAAIQAAEGTRDITRIM; this is encoded by the coding sequence ATGACTGAAATTCATACTACTGCATCACATTTAGAAGCCATTGCCAACGCGATGCCCGACCCTATCTTTGTGATGGGTCAAGACGGTACCTATTTAGATATCGTTGGTGGTCAAGCACGCAACCTTTATGCGGATGGCTCAGGATTGATTGGGAAAAAATACCATGAAGTATTGCCCGAGCAAATGGCCAACCGTTTTTTAAAAGTGGTGCAGAGAGCGATTGCCTCAGGTCAACTACAAGAAATTGAATATCAATTGGCCAATGATGAGGTTGAAGGCATTCAAGAAGGCCCTAAAGGTGGTCAATGGTATGAAGCACGCGTCTATCCTGTAACCGATGGTACTTATGAGCAACCTGCCGCTATCTGGCTTGCTATCAATATTACCAGCCGTAAACACATGGAAGAGCAGATTGAACATCTCTCTTCTACCGACCCTCTTACGGAACTGTTCAACCGCGACTTCTTTTTAGGTCTTGTTGATGAAGAATTGAATAAAGCCCGCTTGAACAACAAATCACTCTCTCTGATTAAAATCAACTTAGACTGTTTTAAACGTGTCACCGATGGTTATGGTCATGAAATCGGCGATAAAGCAATCCTGACTGCCGCGCATGCGATTAAAAACGTGGTCAAGGAACTCGGTTATATTGGTCGCTTGAGTTGTGATCAATTTATGGTGGTGTTGCCTGAAGTGAAAGCGGTTGATGCTTTCCGTATCGCCAAACTTGCCCAAGAAACCATCGCTGCGCAAAAAATCAAGCTGGACGATGGACAGACTACCTGTTTAACCAGCCATGCAGGTGTGACAGAACTGCGTGCTAAAGAAGAGGACAGCCAAGTCTTGTTTCAACGTGTGAATGCGGCAATTCAGGCTGCGGAAGGTACTCGTGATATTACACGTATAATGTAA
- a CDS encoding DsrE family protein, producing MFRTITKLIGAFGLSLLMAFSTTANAADDGAKVVYHVDFKDPTRYSATLTSINNIMNFYESELMEADVHLVFVGYGLRFTTDDALKGTPYEADEALLKRRDELKGRLDALINTRGVKVHLCDKTRDEVGLPQDKVYKGIQFAPSGVAKIAILQSEGYSYLKVQ from the coding sequence ATGTTCAGAACAATCACTAAACTTATCGGCGCTTTCGGATTAAGCCTGTTAATGGCATTTTCGACAACCGCAAATGCTGCGGATGACGGTGCCAAGGTCGTCTACCATGTCGACTTTAAGGATCCAACGCGTTATTCCGCTACCTTGACCTCCATTAACAATATCATGAACTTTTATGAGTCTGAATTGATGGAGGCGGATGTACACTTGGTGTTTGTAGGCTACGGTTTACGTTTTACAACGGATGATGCTCTAAAAGGAACTCCCTATGAAGCAGATGAAGCACTCTTGAAGCGCCGAGATGAACTTAAAGGCCGTCTAGATGCATTGATTAATACTCGTGGCGTTAAAGTGCATTTATGTGATAAAACCCGTGATGAAGTCGGGTTACCACAAGACAAGGTTTACAAAGGTATTCAGTTTGCGCCCTCTGGTGTAGCCAAAATCGCTATTCTACAAAGCGAAGGTTACTCTTACCTTAAAGTACAATAA